ACCACGGTGATCAGCACGAGCGTGACGATGATCGGCCGGTTCAGCGGCACCACCAGGTGCCACAGCAGGCGCAGGGTGCCCGCGCCGTCGATCCGCATCGCGTCCATCAGCTCGCCGGGCACGCCGCGGAAGTTCTCCCGCAGCAGGAAGATCGCGTAGGGGGAGCCGAGCACGAAGGGCAGCACCAGCGCCCAGAAGGTGTTGCGCAGCCCCACTTCGCTCATCATCAGGTACAGCGGCACCACCACCACCACCTGCGGCACCATCAGCGTCGCCACGTACACCCAGAACAGCAGGTCACGGCCAGGGAAGCGGAGCTGGGCGAAGGCATAGGCGGCCAGGACCGAGAAGACCATCTGACCCGCCAGGATCACCGCGACCATCTGCACGGTGACGACCACCGGGGTCACGAAGCCGTCCTGGCCGGCGGACGGCGTGAACAGCCCCAGGAAGTTCTCCAGCACCGCCGGCGCCGGGATCGCCAGCGGGCCCTGCTGCGCGAACTGCTGCGTGGAGGTGAACGCCGTCATCACGGAGAACAGGAAAGGGCCCAGCGTCAGCACTGCGGCGACGGCGAGCACCAGATAGGTGGCGAGGTGGGCGAGCAGCCGCCGCAGCAGCAGCGAGCCGGGAAGGGCTCGCGGCCGAGGGGACGGGTTGCGCCCGTCGGCCGGGGTGCCCGGGGAGCGCGCCGGGGGAGCTGAGGCGGCGGTGCGGGGTGCGGGGTCGATGGTCATCTTCTCTCCTCCTCTCAGCTCATGTCGTAGGTGATGCGGCGGGAGAACCAGCGCTGCTGGGCCACCGTGATCACCACCAGCAGGAGGAACAGGATCACCGCGACCGCGCTCGCGCGGCCCAGGCGGCTGGAGACGAAGGCCTCGTGGTAGATCAGCGAGGCGATCACCTCGGTGCGGTGCTGGGGTCCGCCGCCGGTGAGGGCGAAGACCATGTCGAACACCTGGAAGCTGGCCACCACCTGCGTGACCGCGAGGAAGAACGTGGTGGGCCGCAGCAGCGGGATGGTCATGAACCACAGCTGCTGGGCGGGACCGGCGCCGTCGATCCGCGCCGCCTCGTAGATCGAGCCGGGGATGCGGGTCAGGCCCGCCTGGAAGAACAGCGAGATGTAGCCGACGTTCTGCCAGATCGCCACGAATGCCACCGCGGGCAGCGCGAGGGCGGGATCGGTGAGCCACTCGATCCGCACGCCGAGGATCTGATTCAGTGCGCCGACGGACGGCTGGAAGATCCACTTCCACACCACGCCCAGCGCGAGCGGCGCGCACACCCAGGGGATCACCACGATCACCCGCACGACGGCCGAGCCCGGCAGGGCCCGCACCAGCTGGGTGGCGAGGATCAGCCCCAGCGCCAGCGAGAGCGGCACCGAGATCAGGGTGAAGATCCCGGTGACCAGCAGTGAGTTCGCCAGCGCGCCGTCGCTCAGCAGGGTCCGGTAGTTCTCCAGCCCGAGGAACTGCCGGGTGCCCAGCAGATCCCAACGGAACAGGGAGACGACGAAGGCGAGCAGCACCGGCAGGATCAGGAAGGCGCTCACACCGATCAGGCTGGGGGCGATCAGCAGCCACCCCAGCAGGGGCCGACGGGCGTTCATCGATCACGGCCCCGGGCGCGGCTCCAGCCCTGGCCCCGGTGCGGCGAAGGAGGAGGAGTCACCAGCACACGGTATAGCAGGCGGATGGAGGGTGGACTGGTCAGGAGCCGCGGCCTGGCCCTGCCTGGCTCTGTCGGGCCCTGTGCTGCGGGCCGCCGCGGACACGGATCCCCTTTCGGCCCGGCCGGGCTGGCCCGCCGCGGACACGGATCCCCTTCCGGCCGGCCTGGACCCGTGGGCGGAGCGGGCGGCGTCCCCCTCGAGGACGGGGGCTCGATTACGCTCGGCCCATGAGCTCAGCGACGGATCCCGCAGCCCGCGGCGCAGCGGCCACCGACCCCCACGCCAGCATCTACGACCACGGCTTCGTGCGCGTGGCGGCGGTGACCCTGCCGGTCGCGCTCGCCGATCCCGCCACCAACGCCGAGCGCCACCTCGACATGCTGGCCGAGCTCGACGAGCAGCAGGTGGGCGTGGCGGTCTTCCCCGAGCTGTCGCTGACCGGGTACTCGCTGGAGGACCTGGTGATGCAGGAGCCGCTGCTGGACGCGGCCGAGCGGGCCCTGGCCGGCCTGGTCGAGGCCAGCCGCGAGCTGATGCCGCTGATCGTGGTCGGCGCCCCGCTGCGCGCCACCGACCGCAGCCGGGTGTTCAACTGCGCGGTCACCATCCACCGCGGCGAGATCCTCGGCATCCACCCCAAGCAGAACCTCGCCACCTACCGCGAGTTCTACGAGCGCCGGTGGTACGCCCCCGGGGACGACGCGGACGGTGTGGGCGTCAGCGTGCTCGGCGGCGAGCACGTGCTGACTCCGCACTCCCTGATCACGGTGCCGGATGTGCCGGGGCTGAAGGTGTTCGTGGAGATCTGCGAGGACATGTGGGTGCCGATCCCCCCGTCGGCCGAGGCCGCGCTCGCCGGCGCCACCGTGATCGCCAACCTCTCGGGCTCACCGATCACCGTCGGCCGCGCGGAGGATCGCAAGCTGATGGCCCGTTCGGCCTCGGCCCGCTGTCAGGCGGCCTACGTCTATGCCGCCGCGGGGGAGGGGGAGTCCACCACGGATCTCGCCTGGGACGGCCAGACCTTCGTGTACGAGTGCGGTGACCTGCTGGGCGAGTCCGAGCGCTTCCCGCAGGGGCCGCGCGCCACGATCGTGGACGTGGACCTGGATCGGATCGTCGCCGAGCGTCGCCGCCAGAACACGGTCGACGACAACCGCCGCACCCACGCCGCCTCGCTCGAGAAGTACAGCTCGTGGGCCGCCACGAACCTGTTCGAGCCCGAGCCCTACCTGGTGTTCGACGACGAGGTGGTGGAGGCCTCCCCGGAGGATGACGCCGAGGAGATGCCGTCGGCATCCGAGGCGCGGCGTCCCGCGACCGGTCCGCTGCGCCG
The window above is part of the Brachybacterium vulturis genome. Proteins encoded here:
- a CDS encoding carbohydrate ABC transporter permease, producing MTIDPAPRTAASAPPARSPGTPADGRNPSPRPRALPGSLLLRRLLAHLATYLVLAVAAVLTLGPFLFSVMTAFTSTQQFAQQGPLAIPAPAVLENFLGLFTPSAGQDGFVTPVVVTVQMVAVILAGQMVFSVLAAYAFAQLRFPGRDLLFWVYVATLMVPQVVVVVPLYLMMSEVGLRNTFWALVLPFVLGSPYAIFLLRENFRGVPGELMDAMRIDGAGTLRLLWHLVVPLNRPIIVTLVLITVVTHWNNFMWPMVITSGPQWRVITVATSALQSQYNNNWTLVMAGTTLAMLPLVLLMIVFQKQITRSVGDTTLR
- a CDS encoding carbohydrate ABC transporter permease; protein product: MNARRPLLGWLLIAPSLIGVSAFLILPVLLAFVVSLFRWDLLGTRQFLGLENYRTLLSDGALANSLLVTGIFTLISVPLSLALGLILATQLVRALPGSAVVRVIVVIPWVCAPLALGVVWKWIFQPSVGALNQILGVRIEWLTDPALALPAVAFVAIWQNVGYISLFFQAGLTRIPGSIYEAARIDGAGPAQQLWFMTIPLLRPTTFFLAVTQVVASFQVFDMVFALTGGGPQHRTEVIASLIYHEAFVSSRLGRASAVAVILFLLLVVITVAQQRWFSRRITYDMS
- a CDS encoding NAD(+) synthase is translated as MSSATDPAARGAAATDPHASIYDHGFVRVAAVTLPVALADPATNAERHLDMLAELDEQQVGVAVFPELSLTGYSLEDLVMQEPLLDAAERALAGLVEASRELMPLIVVGAPLRATDRSRVFNCAVTIHRGEILGIHPKQNLATYREFYERRWYAPGDDADGVGVSVLGGEHVLTPHSLITVPDVPGLKVFVEICEDMWVPIPPSAEAALAGATVIANLSGSPITVGRAEDRKLMARSASARCQAAYVYAAAGEGESTTDLAWDGQTFVYECGDLLGESERFPQGPRATIVDVDLDRIVAERRRQNTVDDNRRTHAASLEKYSSWAATNLFEPEPYLVFDDEVVEASPEDDAEEMPSASEARRPATGPLRRPLHRFPFVPDDPTRLAQDSYEAFSIQVAGLVRRLSAIGGDRPGGTRPVLGVSGGLDSTHALLVCARAMDQLGRDRSEILAFTMPGFATTEHTRSNAELLSRAIGASFETIDIRPASTQMLKDMGHPAGSGEEVYDVTFENVQAGMRYDYLFRLANHRGGIVVGTGDLSELALGWCTYGVGDQMAHYGVNAGVPKTLIQHLIRWVIAEQLFDQETADLLQAVLDTEISPELIPTKTGEKAQSTEDSIGPYALHDFTLYHQLRRGYGPAKIAFLAHQAWGDESAGQWPAGYADDDKRAYSRAEIKHWLTVFTRRFFSSQFKRSAMPNAPKVLAGGSLSPRGDWRMPSDATSRAWLAEIEREVPGE